The window TCTGggaaaacaagctcaaaataagggacttgcctccatcaaaataagtgaaaataagcaattcATTTTTTCCCATGGGGGGAATTATCAGCATCGAAATCATAACAAGCtatttcaaaaatacatctggccatctaTAATAAATCTGCTTGGGTGTGTTTGCACTAAACATCATCTTAAGTGGGccgaattattttattttaaacatttagtaattactttattttatatatatatatatatatatatatatatatatatatatatatatatatatatatatattattttttttttttttttttttttttttaacttacacATCTGATTCTCGGTCAGAACTCACCAGCATCAAATCtgaattaatgcatcatatctaacaataattcagtgacgacttggaaacaactgagaaatgtacattttgcctctatatttttccttgtatctggattaaccgtgcatgtataCGAAGTAATTATATATAGGTGTCTAAAAGGACTTCAGCATGTCATAGAAGGTTACATTCACAACAtgcattaaggcaaagaaatatgtgatgcagcagtttccttcagaatcaaagcacacgCCTCGTTTTTTGGGCAACAAGAAATGGTGTAATTCCAAAATTACATCGGAACGAAATTAATCAGCtaccaacattttaaaataatgttttcactccggaacaattgaaaaggaCTTCatttttggttacgttctgcaaaaaaaattgtttttgttttttgttttcgttcCTTGGAATGTTTTCAATCCCTGGACTGAACGCGTTCTTGCActgaaaaaagctagacgcaacgCAACAaaaagaacagaatgcaggtgtctcgagacgtgttattaAAAACTGATATTCTTTAAAACTTGACACGGCGTCTTCAAAACAAGGCGCTCATTCGCAAGATGCCGTAATGAGCGAGATGCaccgcaacggtcaaagacatcaatctagtacatgtttacatagaaaaacaactggaaaaacagtgcagatgttcggtgtgaatggcctctAAGAGATCATTTTGCCCAGAATAAGTTGTAATGGAGACCAGACTTTATGAAGGCATTGGTTTGGTTATGCCAGATTAGTAAAATATCAATCTAACTTATCAGCATGTTAGCCAAAATGTATACCAATActgttttgaaacatttgttttcaagactatcacaattaattttttaaccacctTTTCTTCCATCTCAAATTCCACACCGAAAATAGGATTTGCTGAGTACACTTTGTGTAAAGAATTGATTTCCTTCACTGCATCTTGTAACTTGTCCATTGGATCAATCTTGAATCCCAGCACATATCCTCCTGTCTAAGAGAGCAGGCATtgacaaaatgaaaaagaaaatctaTCTTGTAAAACAAATAAGTACTTTAATAGGTTCTataatactttaaaaataattttttagaaaCATTAAGCTTTTAACTAAACATCAGTGTCATTATAGGTCAtgttatatgtaatattttgaaGGCATTTCTAGTTATGTAAATCTGGATCCCAGTCCAAACTCACTTGCTGAGAACTCTCAATGACAAGAGCGAGTCCAAATTTAGAATCTCTGATCCTTATGGAATGCTGGAaacaaagtcatggaaggaaagaacatttttaataaatacaaatcaatATTGATATGTCCTCTCTAGTAACCAAGAAAACAGAAGCAAAAGAGACGCTCACAATTTGCAGATAGGGAATGCTGACGTTGAAGCTCTCATTCATGTTGGCATGCCACACAATCCTCACATTAGTAATGAAAAAAGTTCCAAGATTACCCTGAAACACAAGGGTATGTTTAGTTTTTGACGTTCATAAAAATTTCGATGACAGATTTTTAGATATATGTGCAAATTGCAAATCTACTGTAAATACCTGATCACTGGATAAGTTCCAGACTCCGTTAATTTTGTCATAAACTTGCTCCTGTGGCAAAAGTCTCAGCTGTTTATTTTGAATGAGAGCTCCTCTTAGCTTGAGATCCCGATACATTTTGGAGGTCTCATAAGCCCTACAGAAAACACAAATAACAGTCATAATTAAtagttaataattattttattttatatagttcAGTAGATTTCTTATTGCATTCTATTGGCATTAAATCATTTAGCACCTTTTCTGTttaacttttctttttatttgtccttttCTATTATACTTTCCTGAGtaattacatgtattttattaaaagttgcccatctttttttccaattatttttttttttttattattatttattttctaagcTTCCAACACCATTGAgtaaaatgtgtataataaaTGCAACCTATCATTTAACTCAGggcctttttttgggggggggtattTCTTTATGTCCTATGATTCTCAGGATTCTAATTAAATATTGCTTGTCCCTATTTAAGCTAACGGGACATATACAAAAACTATGTGGTTCAAGTATCTTAAATCTATGCAGGTGATCAGCACTCTACTTGGATGATATTTCTGGTATTATGAaatatctcaaattaattttccaAGCATAATGGAGATACTTTTTTAACTTTTGCCTCCAATTCTATCTCCCAATTTTCTTTAATATTATGCAATTTCACAATAACAAGCAGTTTTCTGGAGTATTTTATTGATTAAACTATAAAATCTATGAATCTATCTGtactcaaagttttttttttttttttttaaagattcgtgcatttcaatttcataacaaaattccatcaaatataatgtttttttttttcctcccaatttggaatgcccaattcccaatgtgcttttaagtcctcatggtcatgtagtgattcgcctcagtccgggtggtggaggacgaatcccagttgcctccgcgtctgagatcgtcaacctgcgcatcttatcacatggcttgttgagcgcgttgccacagagacacagcgtgtgtggaggcttcacgccatccaccgcggcaaccacgctcaactcatcacgcgccccaccgagaacgaatcacattatagcgaccacgaggaggttatcccatgtgactctaccctccctagcaaccgggccaatttggagtcactcagcacgccctgggattcttaAAACAATAACAAGTTTATTATAATCCAAACACAAATTGTGTGTTGGGTATGGACAAACTAAAGTAAGAACATAGATTATAAAACTTGTACACTCTTACACTAAAGTGGTCTAATTTGGTTTAAGATGAATGAGAACTACCTGTGAACAGCAATGACCGATGTAAACAGTCTCGGACTTCCTGGAACCACATTCGTAAAGATGAACTCAAATCTAGTGTTATTAGATTTGGTCAATATGTAAAGCGCCTCAGTCTGACCTCGCAGTTTCTAGGGGAAAAAAGAGCTAATTTCACATTGTGTACATAGGCTATAGTGATTCCAGTGTGATAAAAAACATGACAGAAGATGTCTCACCGAATTTGCGGTCCGCGTGGTGATATTAATTACGCAGTTGTATCCCACCGCTATAAACAATCACAAAAAATGGGATGTTCATATAATGATAAGGGCTTACTACAAAGAGCTAAACCAGATTATTATTTagattttgaagaatatttacaGAGCTTT is drawn from Myxocyprinus asiaticus isolate MX2 ecotype Aquarium Trade chromosome 11, UBuf_Myxa_2, whole genome shotgun sequence and contains these coding sequences:
- the bbs5 gene encoding Bardet-Biedl syndrome 5 protein homolog isoform X1; translated protein: MASVLDALWEDRDVRFDVTVQQMKTRPGEVLIDCLDSIEDTKGNNGDRGRLLVTNLRIIWHSLALPRVNLSVGYNCVINITTRTANSKLRGQTEALYILTKSNNTRFEFIFTNVVPGSPRLFTSVIAVHRAYETSKMYRDLKLRGALIQNKQLRLLPQEQVYDKINGVWNLSSDQGNLGTFFITNVRIVWHANMNESFNVSIPYLQIHSIRIRDSKFGLALVIESSQQTGGYVLGFKIDPMDKLQDAVKEINSLHKVYSANPIFGVEFEMEEKPQPLEELTVEQPPDDVEIEPDEHTDAFTAYFADGNKQHDREPVFSEELGLAIEKLKDGFTLQGLWEVMG
- the bbs5 gene encoding Bardet-Biedl syndrome 5 protein homolog isoform X2; this encodes MFYSRQMKTRPGEVLIDCLDSIEDTKGNNGDRGRLLVTNLRIIWHSLALPRVNLSVGYNCVINITTRTANSKLRGQTEALYILTKSNNTRFEFIFTNVVPGSPRLFTSVIAVHRAYETSKMYRDLKLRGALIQNKQLRLLPQEQVYDKINGVWNLSSDQGNLGTFFITNVRIVWHANMNESFNVSIPYLQIHSIRIRDSKFGLALVIESSQQTGGYVLGFKIDPMDKLQDAVKEINSLHKVYSANPIFGVEFEMEEKPQPLEELTVEQPPDDVEIEPDEHTDAFTAYFADGNKQHDREPVFSEELGLAIEKLKDGFTLQGLWEVMG